A stretch of the Festucalex cinctus isolate MCC-2025b chromosome 20, RoL_Fcin_1.0, whole genome shotgun sequence genome encodes the following:
- the LOC144009103 gene encoding phenolphthiocerol/phthiocerol polyketide synthase subunit C-like — protein MQDCRSLLRLPLLLFLLSVYKLQKEHLFPHRVWCFTREKSIMHAEDDVAVIGIGCNFPGGEGLDNFWRVLSEGENRVVDIPAERFDTDSWCHPDGSNPGKTQTTKAALIDGLNELDHHFFGIAEAEADVMDPQHKLLLQCTFRALEDAGVPMERISGSATGVYIGLMNGDYEMVRSRSPASINHYHATGTASSLAANRISFVFNLTGPSFAVDSACSSSLLALHLACQAMRQGDCEMALCGGVNCILEPRVFVALSKARMISPRGISKPFSSRADGYGRGEGCGVVLLKPLKKAVEDCNKIWGIIAKTAVNQDGRSVTPITKPSLRQQEELLRQIYSERELGDVQYIEAHGTGTPVGDLTEATSISNVVAKSRNGGADALSIGSVKGNIGHAESAAGVAGLIKVLLMMKYQTIVPSLFYSPESSGIDAEALRICIPTKAERWRTNGSWQRVAGINSFGFGGTNTHVIVREHQQSTGLARIPKDGPGLFVTSAASQKSLMRSLTDTHRRLLDGQVADVQALSYTSACGRSHTKHKYRRAIVMSSLLDLQHQLASSLTAKVASTKSDIEVVFVFSGNGVSFRGMCRQLLSTIPLFKDQVREVEVLFQKKNQHITISQWLSGECDTDDLRQPDVVQPLLFAIQVAIAAVLKHWGVKADTALGHSLGEVAAAHCSGLLSLEDAVNVVYQRSVLQSRAVAGKMLVVGNILVEKVLTILQDFSKRVCVAAFNSPQSCTLSGDEDAVHALHDKLNRMYVDENIFLHVLDVQAAYHSHLMDPVLEGIQSHLDALAVGTMDCKLFSTVTGTKYACGDFGTASYWAKNIREPVLFEQTLHAVIRDTQSRGNLVFVEIGPRRALQRHILETLGEDIIVLASVQPHQEYETILSTVGKLFELGVNVHWQELYRGYQTSPTTLPVYHFDNTKKEMYFEDVRQGHDLSSSSSHPLISQVRNNGNEYVCSVTVESVISYLWEHKHDGIAIVPGAFFVELALASAVACLKPRRPISFFQLTVTFHHLLSTNNPQLKVRLEETSGAFTISSPAATHASGTFRCKGEPAVLEEPSICPEGIFRRCTLIVSTMEFYSILWRGGFDYGSVFKQLDNVHFGEEFTEAVAAIRVPQQLVKHLHDYFFHPVLLDYFLQMTAVVATRRLSAKQGFPSAIGGIVISGPPQEEMLIHMRATEEKPDILKFSGCFATKDGKVLVELREVCVTFLAVCLPAQQLLFHGQIIPIENKFSCDGKLRALVFADKLGIAEALGPYLHPESSCVEDRAHWSPGQLRDVVFGNHLRDVLFIWAAEDLTHLSAAGMLDRLVACCESFRQVVSTLKESRHSCTVHVITYRCTQMMVDCVSSGFALSGMMRACATEVPGISFQLIDLMSLTKTDIQSLVGLINSCKQSHIIVGQGQVSTTRITRTHVVDSVSFKGDIQSVRDFVLQTSHPYRMENLTASPNDIFDDTVPEKSVEIQLTNVCVHSSDYFPVTLSHLNFGKTLYWNSGTDHHHTLLALDFGGIVTAVGKDVHTLKVGDRIATTYPSAAATRIVLPGSACYDTKKLPFLEECPSMSFFILAWELLQRTLPSVKLRQKKLTIITPDLASVFLKVLAMTANRSGWNVSCLPHLSRQDPSVDPCRAFVFLPPYDNSWQDLCEGDGNERHAVFVCGTQQSFPCWTNRIACKSDLLRVHVLHVTHVLQRVYLQAQGGSISKWLTALGFDRASLPIQRDTFQISSTAKAQADQSYFASKTVHQVVLDRRTASYQLSDIVLLSKPKPLFQKHAAYIVSGGLTGLGFETVKFIACNGGGCIVTLSRRMPTQETHSELDLIQKRCNITIVSFQCDVSVSQQVEEAISKTEQRLTCPIKGVFHSAAVLHDAPIEILNASLLQKVLQPKVSGALNLHNATLQKKLDFFVCYSSISSLLGNESQSNYAAANSFLDNFCLYRRNLGLAGQSINWGPLNLGLLLNKKHVQRHLESKGMMVMDVAEMHQALAKVLLANRPQQLVCKFNFKNASLGQRLSLFVEAELKDNGSLEPPVGHSSSPHECVKRIIRDVSNLVEEELDDKTTLGALGVDSMLAVTLQNKIFHDTGVNIPLVKILDPNMTVATLESFVCHALMSNELLSPKD, from the exons ATGCAGGACTGTCGCTCATTGTTGAGGttgcccctcctcctcttcctcttgagTGTTTATAAGTTGCAAAAGGAGCATTTGTTCCCACACCGAGTCTGGTGCTTTACACGGGAAAAGAGCATCATGCATGCAGAAGATGACGTTGCCGTTATCGGGATTGGATGCAACTTCCCTGGAG GTGAAGGTTTGGATAATTTTTGGAGGGTTCTGTCAGAGGGCGAAAACCGTGTTGTGGATATTCCGGCCGAGAGGTTTGACACGGATTCCTGGTGCCATCCTGATGGCAGCAATCCCGGAAAGACGCAAACCACCAAAGCTGCTCTTATCGACGG GTTGAACGAGTTGGACCACCATTTTTTTGGCATTGCCGAGGCAGAGGCGGACGTCATGGACCCTCAGCACAAGCTGCTCCTTCAGTGCACCTTCAGGGCTTTGGAGGACGCCGGCGTCCCCATGGAGCGCATCAGTGGAAGCGCAACGGGAGTTTATATCG GTCTGATGAACGGAGACTACGAGATGGTCCGAAGCCGCAGCCCCGCCTCCATAAATCACTACCACGCCACGGGGACGGCCAGCAGCCTGGCGGCCAACAGGATCTCCTTTGTCTTCAATCTCACCGGGCCGTCCTTTGCCGTGGACAGTGCATGTTCCTCCTCTCTGCTCGCTCTGCATCTGGCATGTCAGGCCATGAGACAAG GCGACTGCGAGATGGCACTTTGCGGAGGGGTCAACTGCATCTTGGAGCCTCGAGTGTTTGTGGCCCTCAGCAAGGCCAGGATGATTTCGCCCCGAGGCATCAGCAAGCCCTTCTCCAGCCGAGCGGACGGCTACGGCAGAGGCGAGGGCTGCGGCGTCGTCCTTCTCAAGCCGCTCAAAAAG GCGGTCGAAGACTGCAACAAAATCTGGGGTATCATCGCCAAAACGGCCGTCAACCAAGATGGACGTTCCGTGACACCAATCACCAAGCCGTCCTTGCGTCAACAAGAGGAGCTGCTACGACAAATCTACTCGGAGCGTGAGCTCGGCGATGTTCAGTACATCGAGGCTCACGGAACTGGAACCCCCGTTGGAGATCTGACGGAGGCAACAAGCATCTCAAACGTGGTTGCCAAATCCAGAAACGGCGGTGCAGACGCTCTGTCGATTGGCTCTGTGAAGGGAAATATCGGACACGCAGAATCTGCGGCCGGGGTGGCCGGACTCATCAAAGTGCTCCTCATGATGAAGTACCAGACCATCGTTCCATCTCTTTTCTACTCACCAGAATCTTCTGGCATCGATGCTGAAGCCCTGAGAATTTGTATTCCAACAAAAGCAGAAAGGTGGCGGACGAATGGCTCGTGGCAGCGGGTGGCTGGGATAAACAGCTTTGGGTTTGGAGGCACAAATACGCACGTGATTGTGAGAGAACATCAGCAGAGCACAGGTCTGGCACGGATTCCAAAAGATGGTCCCGGACTTTTTGTGACATCTGCGGCCTCCCAGAAATCCTTGATGCGATCCCTCACTGATACACACAGACGGCTTCTCGACGGCCAAGTAGCTGACGTGCAGGCATTGTCCTACACCTCAGCCTGCGGACGGAGCCACACGAAACACAAATACCGCAGGGCCATTGTCATGTCATCGCTCTTGGATTTACAGCATCAGCTGGCGTCTTCGTTGACAGCAAAAGTGGCGTCGACAAAGTCGGACATCGAGGTGGTGTTTGTGTTCAGTGGTAACGGCGTTTCCTTCAGAGGCATGTGCAGGCAGCTCCTTAGCACCATTCCGCTTTTCAAAGACCAGGTGCGTGAGGTGGAGGTGCTCTTTCAGAAGAAGAACCAACACATCACAATCAGTCAGTGGCTTTCCGGAGAGTGTGACACGGATGACCTGAGGCAGCCAGATGTCGTCCAGCCTCTGCTTTTTGCTATTCAGGTGGCCATAGCAGCTGTCCTAAAGCATTGGGGCGTCAAAGCCGACACAGCGCTCGGACACTCCTTAGGCGAGGTCGCGGCTGCTCACTGCTCTGGCCTCTTGTCTCTAGAAGATGCCGTCAATGTGGTGTACCAGCGCAGTGTGCTTCAAAGTAGGGCCGTCGCTGGGAAGATGCTTGTGGTGGGCAACATACTTGTGGAAAAGGTGCTTACAATCCTTCAGGACTTTTCCAAGAGGGTTTGCGTGGCTGCCTTCAACAGCCCGCAGTCTTGCACTCTGTCAGGAGATGAGGACGCTGTCCATGCCCTCCATGACAAACTCAACAGGATGTATGTTGATGAGAACATCTTTCTGCACGTCTTAGATGTTCAGGCAGCTTACCACAGTCATCTCATGGATCCTGTACTTGAAGGCATTCAGAGTCATTTGGATGCTTTGGCTGTGGGCACAATGGACTGCAAGCTGTTTTCCACTGTGACAGGGACCAAGTATGCGTGTGGTGACTTTGGAACTGCTAGCTACTGGGCAAAGAACATCAGGGAACCGGTTTTGTTTGAGCAAACGCTGCATGCAGTCATAAGGGATACGCAGTCAAGGGGAAACTTGGTCTTTGTGGAGATTGGACCTCGCAGGGCTCTTCAAAGACACATCCTGGAAACTCTAGGAGAGGACATTATTGTTCTCGCCTCTGTCCAACCGCACCAAGAATATGAAACCATCTTGTCGACGGTGGGGAAACTGTTTGAACTGGGTGTCAATGTGCACTGGCAGGAGCTCTACCGAGGTTACCAAACATCACCTACAACGCTGCCAGTCTATCATTTTGACAACACAAAGAAAGAGATGTACTTTGAGGATGTCCGACAAGGACACGACTTGTCTTCTTCGTCATCACATCCGCTTATATCCCAAGTACGGAACAACGGCAACGAGTACGTATGCAGTGTGACCGTGGAGAGCGTCATATCGTACCTCTGGGAGCACAAACACGACGGCATTGCTATCGTGCCCGGCGCCTTCTTTGTGGAGTTGGCTTTGGCTTCTGCGGTGGCCTGTTTGAAGCCGAGGAGGCCCATCTCCTTCTTCCAGCTCACTGTGACATTCCATCATCTGCTTAGCACCAACAATCCCCAATTGAAAGTGAGGCTTGAGGAAACGAGTGGTGCCTTTACAATAAGTTCCCCTGCTGCCACTCATGCCTCAGGTACTTTCAGGTGCAAAGGTGAACCGGCTGTGCTCGAGGAGCCAAGTATTTGTCCGGAGGGAATATTTCGTAGGTGCACTTTGATTGTATCAACCATGGAATTTTACTCCATCCTTTGGAGAGGGGGATTTGATTATGGCTCAGTTTTCAAACAGCTGGACAATGTGCATTTTGGTGAAGAATTTACAGAGGCTGTGGCAGCAATCCGTGTCCCACAACAACTGGTGAAGCATCTTCACGACTACTTCTTCCATCCTGTGCTGTTGGACTATTTCTTGCAAATGACGGCTGTCGTGGCCACGAGGCGTCTCTCGGCCAAGCAGGGGTTCCCCTCGGCTATTGGCGGCATTGTCATTTCAGGACCACCCCAAGAGGAGATGTTGATTCACATGCGTGCAACTGAAGAGAAGCCAGACATCTTGAAATTTAGTGGTTGCTTTGCTACCAAAGATGGGAAGGTACTGGTGGAACTTCGGGAGGTATGTGTCACGTTTTTGGCTGTCTGCTTGCCTGCCCAGCAGCTGCTCTTCCACGGTCAAATCATTCCCATTGAAAACAAGTTCAGTTGTGACGGGAAGTTAAGGGCGCTCGTTTTTGCAGACAAGCTCGGCATTGCTGAAGCACTTGGGCCGTACTTGCACCCGGAGTCGTCCTGCGTGGAGGACAGAGCGCACTGGTCACCAGGCCAACTGCGAGACGTTGTTTTTGGCAACCACTTGAGAGATGTTCTCTTCATTTGGGCCGCCGAAGACCTCACTCACTTATCAGCTGCTGGAATGCTGGACCGCTTGGTGGCCTGCTGTGAGTCATTTCGACAGGTTGTTTCAACTTTGAAGGAGAGCCGACATTCTTGTACTGTACACGTTATAACTTACAGGTGCACCCAGATGATGGTCGACTGTGTGAGTTCTGGTTTTGCGCTGTCTGGTATGATGAGGGCTTGTGCAACAGAGGTGCCAGGTATTTCTTTCCAGCTCATTGACTTGATGTCTCTTACCAAAACGGACATTCAATCTTTAGTTGGTCTCATTAATTCTTGTAAGCAGTCCCACATCATTGTTGGTCAAGGACAAGTGTCGACAACAAGGATAACACGTACGCACGTAGTGGACTCGGTATCATTTAAGGGTGACATCCAATCAGTGAGAGATTTTGTCTTGCAGACCAGTCATCCGTACAGAATGGAAAACTTGACTGCTAGCCCCAATGACATTTTTGACGACACAGTTCCGGAGAAATCAGTTGAGATTCAGCTAACAAATGTGTGTGTCCATTCATCAGATTACTTCCCTGTGACACTTTCACACCTGAACTTTGGAAAGACTTTGTATTGGAACAGCGGCACCGACCACCACCACACACTGCTGGCTCTTGACTTTGGCGGCATCGTGACAGCTGTCGGCAAAGACGTTCACACCCTAAAAGTGGGCGACCGCATCGCGACGACTTACCCGTCTGCGGCAGCGACGAGGATCGTCCTTCCGGGTTCTGCGTGCTATGACACCAAGAAGCTTCCGTTCCTGGAAGAATGTCCAAGCATGTCCTTCTTCATCCTGGCATGGGAGCTCCTGCAGCGCACTCTTCCCTCTGTCAAACTACGACAGAAAAAACTGACTATCATCACTCCAGACTTAGCGTCTGTATTTCTGAAAGTTCTAGCGATGACAGCAAACAGGTCAGGTTGGAATGTGTCCTGTTTGCCCCATCTGTCAAGGCAAGATCCAAGTGTTGATCCATGTCGAGCCTTTGTCTTCCTACCCCCGTATGACAACTCTTGGCAAGACTTATGCGAAGGTGACGGAAATGAGCGGCATGCCGTATTTGTGTGCGGAACGCAACAGTCATTCCCTTGCTGGACAAACAGAATTGCGTGCAAGAGTGACCTACTCCGCGTGCATGTTCTCCACGTGACTCATGTTCTTCAAAGAGTTTACCTCCAAGCGCAAGGGGGGTCCATCTCGAAGTGGCTCACGGCGCTTGGCTTTGATCGAGCGTCTCTGCCTATTCAAAGGGATACCTTTCAGATCTCAAGCACAGCAAAAGCCCAGGCCGACCAGTCGTACTTTGCCTCCAAGACGGTGCACCAAGTGGTTTTAGATCGGAGAACGGCCAGCTACCAGTTGTCAGACATTGTGCTGCTGAGCAAACCCAAACCATTGTTTCAGAAACACGCTGCTTATATTGTAAGTGGAGGCCTGACTGGTTTGGGGTTTGAGACGGTTAAGTTCATTGCCTGCAACGGCGGCGGTTGTATTGTGACGCTGTCCAGACGCATGCCAACGCAGGAAACGCACTCGGAACTGGATCTCATCCAGAAGAGGTGCAACATCACCATCGTGAGCTTTCAGTGTGACGTTTCAGTGTCGCAGCAAGTGGAGGAAGCCATCTCCAAGACAGAACAGAGACTAACTTGTCCCATCAAAGGAGTTTTTCACAGCGCTGCGGTGCTTCACGATGCGCCCATAGAAATTCTCAATGCGTCCCTACTGCAGAAGGTTCTGCAGCCCAAAGTGAGCGGCGCCCTGAATCTGCACAACGCCACGCTTCAAAAGAAGCTCGACTTCTTTGTGTGCTACTCGTCCATCTCGTCGCTTCTTGGCAATGAGTCGCAGTCCAACTATGCAGCAGCCAATTCATTCCTTGACAACTTTTGTCTTTACCGGAGGAACCTTGGTCTGGCCGGACAGTCCATCAACTGGGGTCCGCTGAACCTGGGCCTCCTGCTCAACAAAAAGCACGTCCAAAGGCACCTGGAGAGCAAAGGGATGATGGTCATGGACGTGGCAGAGATGCACCAAGCTCTTGCCAAGGTCCTCCTCGCCAACAGACCTCAGCAGCTCGTATGCAAGTTCAACTTCAAAAACGCCTCCCTTGGGCAACGACTGTCACTCTTCGTGGAGGCGGAGCTAAAGGACAACGGGAGCCTTGAGCCGCCAGTTGGCCACTCGTCTTCCCCGCATGAATGCGTGAAAAGGATCATCAGAGACGTGAGCAACCTCGTCGAGGAAGAGTTGGATGACAAGACCACGCTAGGTGCGCTGGGCGTCGACTCGATGTTGGCAGtgacacttcaaaataaaatctttcaCGACACCGGTGTAAATATACCATTGGTCAAGATACTGGACCCAAACATGACTGTGGCAACTTTGGAAAGTTTTGTATGTCATGCATTGATGAGCAATGAGCTTTTGTCTCCTAAAGATTAG
- the LOC144009104 gene encoding ATP-dependent zinc metalloprotease YME1L1-like isoform X2, producing the protein MFSLSSFQPQQTVVPLNQLISALHSAKNTATVSVQTLHKDFSPEHTAHAKEANRSVWDLAVSEIGGGHLDELLDRLLPTLASEEPPTLSSVWRSSHLSTHSFFHNKHGFARRSLFGWPVFHRQKRGPLQDVCAELHFSPLWLHSRGFKTFRTKSRRAASADDVPTQSDPYTSAFMKALLTRGKGADAPSSLRQVTTSEKLPPHQEEAFKLGFSEGFVRSQAFTRKAQDSLRRSRLVLLALVLLAIYGLSGSPFLSVRFRATSGLHSAVDPVQMKNVTFEHVKGAEEAKNELQEVVQFLRKPHKFTLLGGKLPKGVLLVGPPGTGKTLLARAVAGEADVPFYYVSGSEFDEMFVGVGASRIRNLFKEAKANAPCVIFIDELDGVGGKRVESPMHPYARQTINQLLAEMDGFKPNEGVIVIGATNFAEALDNALVRPGRFDMQVTVPRPDVKGRTEILNWYLAKIKVDSAVEPERIARGTVGFSGAELENLVNQAALKAAVDGKQMVTMKELEFAMDKILMGPERRSVQIDKKNKTITAYHESGHAIVAYYTKDAMPINKATIMPRGSTLGHVSLLPEKERWSETRAQLLAQMDVSMGGRVAEELVFGDDHITTGAANDFDGATKIANLMVTRFGMSDKLGVMTYGDVSKQSPQTQAAIEQEVRSLLKDSYGRAKSLLKTYKKEHEKLADALLRYETLDAKEIQMLLEGEALDH; encoded by the exons ATGTTTTCTCTGTCGTCGTTTCAGCCACAGCAG ACGGTTGTGCCCCTCAACCAGCTCATCAGTGCCCTCCACTCAGCGAAGAACACGGCAACAGTGTCGGTGCAGACCCTGCACAAAGACTTTAGCCCCGAGCACACTGCGCATGCCAAAGAG GCCAACAGGAGTGTTTGGGATCTGGCTGTGTCCGAAATTGGAGGCGGTCACCTGGATGAGCTGCTGGACAGGTTGCTGCCCACGCTGGCCTCGGAGGAACCTCCCACCTTATCGTCGGTGTGGAGGAGCAGTCACCTTTCCACTCACAGCTTCTTTCACAACAAGCATG GATTTGCACGCAGAAGCCTTTTTGGCTGGCCAGTATTCCACCGGCAAAAGCGCGGACCTCTACAAGATGTTTGCGCCGAGCTTCACTTTTCACCCT TGTGGCTCCACAGTCGAGGCTTCAAGACCTTCCGAACCAAGAGCAGGCGGGCGGCGTCTGCTGACGACGTTCCGACCCAGTCGGATCCCTACACGTCGGCTTTCATGAAG GCTTTGCTGACGAGGGGGAAGGGAGCCGACGCTCCGTCGTCATTGCGGCAAGTGACGACGAGCGAGAAGCTTCCGCCCCACCAAGAAGAGGCCTTCAAGTTGGGCTTCTCCGAAGGCTTCGTGCGATCGCAGGCCTTCACGCGGAAGGCGCAAG ATTCGTTGAGGAGGAGCAGGCTGGTCCTGTTGGCGCTGGTCCTGCTCGCCATTTATGGTCTGTCCGGGTCGCCCTTTCTCTCCG TGAGGTTCCGCGCCACGTCGGGCCTGCACTCGGCCGTCGACCCCGTCCAGATGAAGAACGTGACCTTTGAGCACGTCAAAGGAGCGGAGGAGGCAAAGAACGAGCTGCAGGAGGTGGTGCAATTCCTCAGGAAGCCCCACAAATTCACACTTCTGGGTGGCAAGCTGCCCAAAG GCGTCCTGCTGGTGGGGCCGCCCGGCACCGGGAAGACGCTGCTGGCCCGGGCGGTCGCCGGTGAGGCGGACGTGCCTTTTTACTACGTCTCGGGCTCCGAGTTTGACGAGATGTTTGTGGGCGTCGGCGCCAGCCGCATCCGGAACCTGTTCA AGGAGGCCAAAGCCAACGCGCCTTGCGTCATCTTCATCGACGAGCTGGACGGCGTCGGCGGCAAGAGGGTGGAGTCTCCCATGCATCCGTACGCCAGACAAACCATCAACCAGCTGCTGGCTGAAATGGACGG CTTTAAGCCAAACGAGGGCGTGATCGTCATCGGCGCTACCAACTTTGCCGAGGCTCTGGATAA CGCTCTGGTGCGACCGGGCAGGTTCGACATGCAGGTGACGGTCCCTCGGCCCGACGTGAAGGGACGGACCGAGATCCTCAACTGGTACCTGGCCAAGATCAAAGTGGACTCTG CGGTGGAGCCCGAAAGGATCGCCCGAGGCACGGTGGGCTTCTCGGGGGCCGAGCTGGAAAACCTGGTCAACCAGGCAGCCTTGAAGGCGGCGGTGGACGGGAAACAGATGGTCACCATGAAGGAGCTGGAGTTCGCCATGGACAAGATCCTCATgg GCCCCGAGAGGAGGAGCGTGCAGATTGACAAGAAGAACAAGACCATCACGGCCTATCACGAGTCGGGACACGCCATCGTGGCTTACTACACCAAGGACGCCATGCCCATCAACAAGGCCACCATCATGCCGCGAGGGTCCACCCTCGGACAC GTGTCCCTGCTCCCCGAAAAGGAGCGCTGGAGCGAGACCAGGGCGCAGTTGCTGGCCCAGATGGACGTCAGCATGGGCGGGCGAGTGGCGGAGGAGCTCGTCTTCGGAGACGACCACATCACCACGG GCGCAGCCAACGACTTTGATGGGGCCACCAAAATTGCTAATCTGATGGTGACCCGCTTCGGCATGAGTGACAAG CTGGGAGTCATGACCTACGGCGACGTGTCCAAACAGAGTCCCCAGACGCAGGCCGCcatcgaacaggaagtccggtcGTTGTTAAAG GACTCGTACGGGCGCGCCAAGAGCCTCCTGAAGACGTACAAAAAGGAGCACGAGAAGCTGGCCGACGCCCTCCTCAGGTATGAGACGCTGGACGCCAAAGAGATCCAAATGCTTCTGGAGGGAGAAGCGCTGGACCACTAA
- the LOC144009104 gene encoding ATP-dependent zinc metalloprotease YME1L1-like isoform X1 has translation MFSLSSFQPQQTVVPLNQLISALHSAKNTATVSVQTLHKDFSPEHTAHAKEANRSVWDLAVSEIGGGHLDELLDRLLPTLASEEPPTLSSVWRSSHLSTHSFFHNKHGFARRSLFGWPVFHRQKRGPLQDVCAELHFSPLWLHSRGFKTFRTKSRRAASADDVPTQSDPYTSAFMKALLTRGKGADAPSSLRQVTTSEKLPPHQEEAFKLGFSEGFVRSQAFTRKAQDSLRRSRLVLLALVLLAIYGLSGSPFLSGKVRFRATSGLHSAVDPVQMKNVTFEHVKGAEEAKNELQEVVQFLRKPHKFTLLGGKLPKGVLLVGPPGTGKTLLARAVAGEADVPFYYVSGSEFDEMFVGVGASRIRNLFKEAKANAPCVIFIDELDGVGGKRVESPMHPYARQTINQLLAEMDGFKPNEGVIVIGATNFAEALDNALVRPGRFDMQVTVPRPDVKGRTEILNWYLAKIKVDSAVEPERIARGTVGFSGAELENLVNQAALKAAVDGKQMVTMKELEFAMDKILMGPERRSVQIDKKNKTITAYHESGHAIVAYYTKDAMPINKATIMPRGSTLGHVSLLPEKERWSETRAQLLAQMDVSMGGRVAEELVFGDDHITTGAANDFDGATKIANLMVTRFGMSDKLGVMTYGDVSKQSPQTQAAIEQEVRSLLKDSYGRAKSLLKTYKKEHEKLADALLRYETLDAKEIQMLLEGEALDH, from the exons ATGTTTTCTCTGTCGTCGTTTCAGCCACAGCAG ACGGTTGTGCCCCTCAACCAGCTCATCAGTGCCCTCCACTCAGCGAAGAACACGGCAACAGTGTCGGTGCAGACCCTGCACAAAGACTTTAGCCCCGAGCACACTGCGCATGCCAAAGAG GCCAACAGGAGTGTTTGGGATCTGGCTGTGTCCGAAATTGGAGGCGGTCACCTGGATGAGCTGCTGGACAGGTTGCTGCCCACGCTGGCCTCGGAGGAACCTCCCACCTTATCGTCGGTGTGGAGGAGCAGTCACCTTTCCACTCACAGCTTCTTTCACAACAAGCATG GATTTGCACGCAGAAGCCTTTTTGGCTGGCCAGTATTCCACCGGCAAAAGCGCGGACCTCTACAAGATGTTTGCGCCGAGCTTCACTTTTCACCCT TGTGGCTCCACAGTCGAGGCTTCAAGACCTTCCGAACCAAGAGCAGGCGGGCGGCGTCTGCTGACGACGTTCCGACCCAGTCGGATCCCTACACGTCGGCTTTCATGAAG GCTTTGCTGACGAGGGGGAAGGGAGCCGACGCTCCGTCGTCATTGCGGCAAGTGACGACGAGCGAGAAGCTTCCGCCCCACCAAGAAGAGGCCTTCAAGTTGGGCTTCTCCGAAGGCTTCGTGCGATCGCAGGCCTTCACGCGGAAGGCGCAAG ATTCGTTGAGGAGGAGCAGGCTGGTCCTGTTGGCGCTGGTCCTGCTCGCCATTTATGGTCTGTCCGGGTCGCCCTTTCTCTCCGGTAAAG TGAGGTTCCGCGCCACGTCGGGCCTGCACTCGGCCGTCGACCCCGTCCAGATGAAGAACGTGACCTTTGAGCACGTCAAAGGAGCGGAGGAGGCAAAGAACGAGCTGCAGGAGGTGGTGCAATTCCTCAGGAAGCCCCACAAATTCACACTTCTGGGTGGCAAGCTGCCCAAAG GCGTCCTGCTGGTGGGGCCGCCCGGCACCGGGAAGACGCTGCTGGCCCGGGCGGTCGCCGGTGAGGCGGACGTGCCTTTTTACTACGTCTCGGGCTCCGAGTTTGACGAGATGTTTGTGGGCGTCGGCGCCAGCCGCATCCGGAACCTGTTCA AGGAGGCCAAAGCCAACGCGCCTTGCGTCATCTTCATCGACGAGCTGGACGGCGTCGGCGGCAAGAGGGTGGAGTCTCCCATGCATCCGTACGCCAGACAAACCATCAACCAGCTGCTGGCTGAAATGGACGG CTTTAAGCCAAACGAGGGCGTGATCGTCATCGGCGCTACCAACTTTGCCGAGGCTCTGGATAA CGCTCTGGTGCGACCGGGCAGGTTCGACATGCAGGTGACGGTCCCTCGGCCCGACGTGAAGGGACGGACCGAGATCCTCAACTGGTACCTGGCCAAGATCAAAGTGGACTCTG CGGTGGAGCCCGAAAGGATCGCCCGAGGCACGGTGGGCTTCTCGGGGGCCGAGCTGGAAAACCTGGTCAACCAGGCAGCCTTGAAGGCGGCGGTGGACGGGAAACAGATGGTCACCATGAAGGAGCTGGAGTTCGCCATGGACAAGATCCTCATgg GCCCCGAGAGGAGGAGCGTGCAGATTGACAAGAAGAACAAGACCATCACGGCCTATCACGAGTCGGGACACGCCATCGTGGCTTACTACACCAAGGACGCCATGCCCATCAACAAGGCCACCATCATGCCGCGAGGGTCCACCCTCGGACAC GTGTCCCTGCTCCCCGAAAAGGAGCGCTGGAGCGAGACCAGGGCGCAGTTGCTGGCCCAGATGGACGTCAGCATGGGCGGGCGAGTGGCGGAGGAGCTCGTCTTCGGAGACGACCACATCACCACGG GCGCAGCCAACGACTTTGATGGGGCCACCAAAATTGCTAATCTGATGGTGACCCGCTTCGGCATGAGTGACAAG CTGGGAGTCATGACCTACGGCGACGTGTCCAAACAGAGTCCCCAGACGCAGGCCGCcatcgaacaggaagtccggtcGTTGTTAAAG GACTCGTACGGGCGCGCCAAGAGCCTCCTGAAGACGTACAAAAAGGAGCACGAGAAGCTGGCCGACGCCCTCCTCAGGTATGAGACGCTGGACGCCAAAGAGATCCAAATGCTTCTGGAGGGAGAAGCGCTGGACCACTAA